Part of the Cyprinus carpio isolate SPL01 chromosome A12, ASM1834038v1, whole genome shotgun sequence genome, atgaataagaaatgctGATATGTCCTTAAGAAATGTACTGTTCTTAATTTGTATTGAAGGTGCGGTTGTAGTgtacttaaaattatatttttaaaaattgtacttaaaaatatatcactgaaataaaaggccatttaagTGTACTTAGAGATAGTACACCTTCATGACTATGTATCTTAACACacaaaattttacattaatacatttgtgCTAAATTGCCAACGCTAAACCATAAGCGCGCCTGTCactacattcagcagtacactacagccatatttcaaagataataaaagtaattataaaattacatataaagatgtaatgAAGTCCTACTTCATTTATTCAAAGACCTTGCCTTTAAGACCCCTCCCTTATGTGTCTGATCTTCACATCCTGGCTGTTGAGAGAGGATCTAATTGAATTACCCAAATGGAAGTGGTATTTGGATGTGCTTGCTCTCTGAGTAAATGAGCGAGCCTCATTATTTCTCAAGAGGATGGTCTTTGTGGTGCTCATGCATAAAGGTACATGTCCTGAGTATGTACTTCACTGACTCAAAGCTGCGTTCTGCAGCAGAGTGATGTCCATGCACACTTCCGGTCCTCTCGCTATCAACACCAACCTGGCAAAAGATAATGAATTACTAGCCTGAACTACTGAGGTGTAAAGGTTTGAGATAAACTGAATGTACCCTGAGAATAATAGTCATAGACTACAGGCTATTATATTATCCcaaaaatgcatactttccatttttcaaatcaaattctAAATTGCAAATCACCATATAAGAATGCATTTTGTGTGtcactaaaatatattcaaataaaaagctattgttttaataaaaggaGAACTTTTATTAACCCCCACTCCCCacccccaaggtttttttctccatttctgttaccaatggagttttggttccttgccaaaATAAGGTGTTATgactttggcttgcttagttgggaaaacaatttctggcaacattgttgacttgactgcacagacactatttgaagagaactgaactgagctggatgatgacgtcactgaatcaacaatgaaccaattttaactgaaaaactgactgttttctattatcctcttgcattatcagcacacctttttttcatgttaaacactgtaaagctgctttgacacaatctgtattgtataaagtgctatataaataaaggtatgCACAATGCTTAATAAATCAAATTCAGTATTGATGTTGATGTGAAGATGTGTTgtgttagttatttatttactattgttTATTTAGCCAACAtcgtatttttaatatttcttttaaaaatattaaaaactacttCTTGTagttttgataaataaaactgCTTGCATATACACTGTTTCACAAAGAATTGACTCCAGAGATCAAGCCTGTGTGGATAATAAATGACATGCGATAATGATGTTGGTAGGGTGGTGATGTGTTGTTGTGGTCCAGGGTGGCTGTGGGGGAAGGGACAGAGTTGAATGGCCCAACGGGAACTCCCACCCCTTGTACTTACTAGAGAGGGACAAAAGTGTGGGAGTTGCTGGGTGTTGTAGTTCAATTGCTGCGCTAACgtgtgcatttattaaaactgGCCTCCggtttgcaaaaaataaacatatttacttGTGTGTCCGAGTATATTGACAGAGCTTGTCTTAATCTGTTCGCATACTTATAGGTGATAACAATGATTTATTTTCCATCCATAAACGCAAAAGAACTACAAGTTCCAAATGCTTCCTATATgtctgcgcatgcgcagtagGCACGGACGGGTGGCTCTGATAGCCATGAATGGGGTGGTGGAGACGCGGGTTTGTGGATTTTAACCAAATGCTAAAATTAATGTTTGCAGCTCAATGGAGTTATTTTTATCGTAGCCTTCAACACAAAAACACTCGAATGTTGCTTCACGCGAGACAATCTCGTCCGGCGTAACTGGTATTTTGTTGTTATCGCGTGGCTCGAAGCAAATCACGGTTCCGTTTGTTTTCTCCTGTTAAAAATGCCGAGGAACAACAAGACCTCGCTGATCCAGAAGATAGCGAGCCAGGCTTACGCGACCTTCACACACTGCTCTACCTCTGCCATTGGAGAAAACAAGGCGTTTTTAGAGCAGCAGGCAGAGTTGGTCACCCTGCTGTCCGACATCAGGGCTGCGGATCTGAAGATTGCGCCACCGGAGAAAGTCTCGATATCCTCCCTACAGTCCTCAGCAGTCCCTCCAGTCACATACATCCACATCTGTGAGACTGATGTCTTCAGCATGGGAGTGTTTCTGCTGAAGTCCGGGGCTTCCATCCCTCTGCATGACCATCCCGGGATGAATGGCATGCTGAAGGTCCTGTATGGCAAGGTCAATATAAGGTGTTATGACAAGTTGGATAAAGCTGTCAGTGCTGAGAGTGACACTGAGAGGCAGTTTGATCCACCGCTGTTGCCTTTCCAGGGAGATGATGTGAGGAAAGCCGTGCTTAGGTCCTCGGGACAGTTTTCTGATCAGAGTGGCCCTTGCATTTTGACCCCTCTCAAAGACAACCTTCATGAGATTGATGCAGTGGACGGACCAGCTGCGTTTCTTGATATACTGGCACCACCGTATGACCCTGACAATGGGAGAGATTGTCACTACTACAGAGTTTTACAAACTGCTGGCAAAAAGTCAGAGCAGAGCAGTGAAGATGAAACCTGGCTTTTAGAGATCCCCCAGCCTGACGATTTCTGGTGTGGGGGTGAGCCGTACCCCGGTCCTGAAGTTTCGGTGTAGAGAGATGAACACTGGAATTGCCCATGATCCGTCCTTATTCTAACTCAGATGTATAATAAttagttttgcttttgttttgtttttcttggggCTTCAGATGTcactaaatgattttaaatgtccATTCAAAACCTATGTACATCAGTTTGTGGCCTTGCTTGTGAATAATGAATGTATACATGCTTGAAAGGCATTTACTCTTGTACAAGTTATATActataaatctatattaaatacgtgtttaatttatttaaaaacatatacaaacactAATTCctatgtactgtttatatttttacatttaaagtacaattaaaatgtttattaattttttttattttagtttttgttttgtttttaaatatatatatttttttgtgtattgttgtgggtggttatttaattattcatgcaatgt contains:
- the adoa gene encoding 2-aminoethanethiol (cysteamine) dioxygenase a, whose product is MPRNNKTSLIQKIASQAYATFTHCSTSAIGENKAFLEQQAELVTLLSDIRAADLKIAPPEKVSISSLQSSAVPPVTYIHICETDVFSMGVFLLKSGASIPLHDHPGMNGMLKVLYGKVNIRCYDKLDKAVSAESDTERQFDPPLLPFQGDDVRKAVLRSSGQFSDQSGPCILTPLKDNLHEIDAVDGPAAFLDILAPPYDPDNGRDCHYYRVLQTAGKKSEQSSEDETWLLEIPQPDDFWCGGEPYPGPEVSV